A stretch of Aedes aegypti strain LVP_AGWG chromosome 2, AaegL5.0 Primary Assembly, whole genome shotgun sequence DNA encodes these proteins:
- the LOC5564468 gene encoding uncharacterized protein LOC5564468, producing the protein MEARLFRRIGTVYFVVCFSVLSFASIGYFRKVTARYEESCAQSCEHDMVDLVLLSMCTIICVLSTFFVVFVQVGIRDKAPGYITFNKIFMLVRNCVLAVRWIYEIIEVTIYHIHGDGQGNTGSEVITNSVLLVVLLTVITPMELYILSGIERDTKQRLREMESRKKSCANGEASVCVEMTPLDSKS; encoded by the exons ATGGAGGCAAGGTTGTTCCGTCGGATTGGCACCGTCTATTTCGTGGTTTGCTTCTCGGTGCTGTCATTTGCCTCCATTGGCTACTTCCGAAAAGTGACCGCTCGCTACGAGGAAAGCTGCGCCCAATCCTGTGAACATG ATATGGTAGATTTAGTGCTCCTTTCGATGTGCACGATCATCTGTGTTCTGTCGACGTTCTTCGTTGTTTTCGTGCAGGTCGGAATCCGTGAC AAAGCACCAGGCTACATCACATTCAACAAGATATTTATGCTGGTACGCAACTGCGTGCTAGCTGTGCGATGGATTTACGAAATCATCGAGGTGACCATCTATCACATCCACGGCGATGGCCAAGGGAATACAGGCAGCGAAGTCATTACGAATTCGGTGCTTCTTGTTGTTTTGCTAACGG TCATCACACCAATGGAGCTTTACATACTCAGCGGTATCGAGCGTGACACTAAACAAAGACTTCGTGAAATGGAGTCTAGGAAGAAGAGCTGTGCGAATGGCGAGGCCAGTGTTTGTGTGGAAATGACACCCCTGGATAGCAAAAGTTAG